TGTTGTCAAATGTTGCTCACATGTTCTCATAGAAATTTTTGTAATGTCTCTCGTAATACTTTTCGTAATGTTCACGCACAACATGAGATTAAATTAAAAAGTGCTCCGTTTTCCGATTTTTTACTCTAAGGGTCGGATTTTTAACCTATATGCTTTCTCGCCTATTTCAACAAAAAAGATTTTACTCTTTCGCTTTTTTCTTGACTCATTTTCTAAAGATTCAAGTATATTTTGAATTTGACAATACAATTGATGAGCCTCTTCAAGGGTTATTCGCTCAAAATGAATTTTGTCAGCTGGTTTCATGTGTGAAAGTAACGGTATATCAGTGGAAATAACGGTGGCTATTTTTGCGTAACCTCCTATGGTTTGATGTTCCGCCATCATTATTATAGGCTGACCATTTGATGGAACTTGGATTGCTCCTCTAACAATTCCGTTTGAGATGATGTCATGAGAAACCCTTTTTGAATTCAGCGAAGGCCCTTTTAACTTGTAGCCCATTCTGTCGCTTTGATTTGTTATGGAGTAAAGAGAAGAAAAGAAAAGGTCGAGATCCTTTTTTGAAAATAGTTTGTTTTCTGGCCCTGGGATTACGCGGATATTCCTTGGAGAATAAACTAACGATAGAATTGAATCGTTTACCTTCATTGAAGACGTCGAAAGAGATGATGGACTTCCAACTGGAAGAATATCTCCTTTTTGAAGTTTCCTTCCTTGAAATCCTCCCATATTCATTCGCATATACGTTGAACGGCTACCAAAAACTCTTGGAACATCTATGCCTCCATTCACACACAAATATGCTCGAATATTCTTATTCACTCTTTCAAATTTCAAAATATCACCACGTTTGACATACGTAGATTGCCACGTTTCTATCTTTTTCCCGTTAACGGTTGCATTCAGGTCAGCACCGGTTACAGCTATTTCAAAATCTTCATCAAATTTCACGCTAAAGCCAGCCAAAGTGATTTCTATTCCCGCCGCATTTCTTTCATTTCCCACTAAAATATTGCCAACTTGAAAGGCAAACTCGTCCATTGCCCCTGACGGAGGAATTCCGTATCTTTGGTAACCGTAACGTCCTCCATCTTGAACAGTTGAGAGAAAACCTGCCGATTCAACAATTATTCTTCTCATTCTGAGCTCTCTCTTACTCGTTGGTATTCACTTTCATCAATAGAAACGAATTTCACTTTCATGCCTGGCTTTAAAAGGACTGGCGGCTCTTTTTGCATATTAAAAAGTTTAAGAGGTGTTCTGCCTATTATTCGCCATCCTCCCGGGCTTTCAATGGGATAAATGCCGGTTTGACTTCCGCCAATTCCCACGCTGCCTGCTGGCACACTCTCGCGAGGGTTCGATAATCTTGGTGTGGCTATTTTTGAAGACATTCCACCTAAATAAGCGAAACCAGGGGTGAATCCAACCATGTACACAACGTATTCGCGAGATGTATGTATCTTCACAACTTCTTGTGGAGATAAATTGTTGTATTGAGCTACAAATTCCAAATCGGGACCATAAGAGCCACCGTACACGACGGGAATTTCTATCGATTCATTGTGAAAATCAGAGTGAAAATGCCTCCCTTTTTTCAGAAGTGTTTTTAATTCTTTTGCCAATGAATTAAAATCTAAGATTTTCGGATCATATATAACTGTTACTGAGGAATAAGCAGGAATAGATTCAATCACTCCTTCTATTTTTTTCTTTGCCAAAAGGGCATCGAAACTGTGGACCAACGCGTTGATTTTCAAATTTATCTTGTTTCCAAACTTCACGAGCACTGCTTTGTCACCGTAGGGAATGATTTCAGTCACGCTTCCTCACCTACTTAACCTCTTCACTTCAATTCCATTCAAGTAAAACATTTCTCTTAGTTCCTTTACAATATTCAAAGATTCAGGTGTATCTGAATGTACGCATATCGTATCCACTTTGATCTTAATCAAGCTTCCATCTATTGCCTTCACATTTCCGTTTTTCACCATTTCAAGTGCACGTTCCGATATCTCTTTTATATCGGTAATAACAGCCCCTTTGATGCTTCTCGGCGCCAATTCCCCACTAGGTAAATAAGCTCTATCAGCGAAAGCTTCACTTGCCCCCCTTATTCCAACTTCATTTGCCGCTTTAAGAATTTGAGAGTCGGCTAGTCCAACCAAAATAAGATCCCTATCAATACTTTTTACCGCTTCGGCAATGGCAATTGCCAAATTATAATTGCGAGCTGCCATGTTATAAAGAGCACCATGAGGTTTAACATGATGCAAAATTCCACCATGTGCATGAATAAACGCCATAAGTGCTCCTACTTGGTAAGTTACGTAGGCTTTTGCCTCTTGTGGGGTTATTTTCATCTCTCTGCGGCCGAATCCCATCAGATCCGGAAGGCCAGGATGGGCTCCTATTGCAACATCATACTTTATGGCCAAATCCACACTTTTTTCCATGGTTAAAGGATCTCCGGCGTGAAATCCACACGCAATGTTGACGGAAGTAACGCCTTTCATGATTTCCTCATCGTTGCCACTTTTGTAAATTCCAAACCCTTCTCCCAGATCACTGTTAAGATCTACTTTTATCTTACCCATTGATCACTCAACTTCCTTTACACATATTTTAAACGATACTCTTTAACACTTACCATTATAGCTTTTTTGACCCCTTTTGTTATCTCTTCAAATGACATGCTTGGAAGGTGAGGCTTTTTCAGAGTTTGAATTGGTAAGTAAGGCACATGAATAAATCCAGCCATGATGTCCAACTCATTTTCAAAAATGTAGTGCATCACCCCATAAAATAGGGAATTACATACAAAAGTTCCAGCTGTGTTTGAAATGTCTGCTGGGATTTTTGCCCTTGTCAGCCCCTTAACTATGCGGTAAATTGGAAGAGTTGAAAAATATCCCACGGGTCCACCCTTCACCACGGGTTCACCTTTTAGAACGTTCTTCAAATTATCAGGTGCCGTTGAGTCATTTACATTTATCGCCACGCGTTCGACCGTTATACAACTTCTTCCACCTGCTTGTCCAAGCATTATCACGATATTAGGCGATACTGTTTTAATTCCTTCGATCACGGTTTCGATCGAATCACCATACACAACAGGTATTTTTTTCTTAACAATCTCCGCATTTTCAATTTTTGAAGGTAGAGCTTTTACAACCTCGTATGAGGGGTTGATCTTCTCTCGATTAAATGGTTCGAAACCAGTAACAAGTACTTTCATTTGTTAAACCTCCCATATTGTGAAGTCTAAAACAAAGAGGGGAAGATTTTCCCCTCTTTGTTTGCTTAATTAAAGTGAATCATTTTGAAAGTTCGTAAAAATCCTCTCCTGGTCTTGTAGGATTGTAAGTCCATCCTTTGAGATCTGATCTCAATATTTCATAAGCAAGAGGCTGAGCTAACCAGAGATAAATGGCATTCTTGAATGCTTTAACATTTAGTTCTGTATAACACTTCGCCCTCTTCTTGGGGTCTAACGTCTTCATAGATTCATTTACGAGGGGATCCATATTGATTTTAGCCCATTCAGTATAAGCTTTCCCAAGAAAAGCTCCCAACGTTCCAGTTGAAGCAAAAAATGGTTGAGCGAAATAATAAGGATCAGCTACAGCACCACCCCATCCTACCGGATACATGGGAAGTCTTTTTGCAATTAGATCTGAGAGAAAAGATGACCAGAGCTCATTTTTTATTTCTATCTTAAATTTTGGATTTATCTTTCTGGCATATGTTTTTATCATCTCACAAGCGACTCTTCCTTGATCATTTCCGGTATTATACACTATCGTGAATTTAAATCCTTTTTTCCATACTTCTCCGTTGAATGCCTTCTTGAAGTATTCGATGGCTTTTGTGAGATCTTGATGATAAGTAGGAGGAGTATTCGGATTGTACCCAAACAAAATGGTTGGTAATCCTCCATTAGGTGTTATAGCCTGTCCGTACCAGATACTCTTTATATATTCTTTGTGAGGGAAGAGATATTCAAATGCCATTCTTATGTCTTTGTTTGCAAAGAAATCAGGAGGAATACCATTTCCATCGAGCTTTCCCGAACCTATGTAGGGATTTCCAGTAGAATTAATAGTTTGTATAAAATACATTGCTATCACTCGCAACGATGGGAACCCTTTCAATACTTTTACGTTTGGTATTCCTTCAAGCTGTTTTAAATACTGGGCAGGTGCATCTATTATATCTGCATTTCCGCGCATAAGATCAAGCTTTCGAGTGGTGAATTCATTTACTATTTTTATAATAGCATATTCTACTTTAGCTGGCCCTCTCCAATATTTATTAAATCTCTTGAAGACGATTTCTCTTCCTTTTGACCATCTTTCTAATGAAAAAGGCCCGGTACCGTTTGTTACAGCATAAAGTGGATCTTTTTCACGAGTAGGATTATGGTACTTCCACCAATCATCTGCTTTTCCGTCCCATGCACCTTGTTCTATCGCCCATTTTTTGTCTAAAATTGATCCGCCATAAACGGTATCAATGGCAGCTAAGAATGGAGGATAAAGATGAGGTAGATGAATTATTACATCGTTCCCTTTAATTTCGAATGCTTTTGAAATTAATTTAAAAGCCTCGATCAATGCTTGCTTACACTTATCATTTTTTGGGGTTTTAGTTCCAGCTACAAAAAGATCACCGTAACTTTTCACTCCTGCCAGTTTTACCGCCCATTGTTCGATACTGTCAACATATGAACCATTAATCTTAGGAAACAATGGCTCAGCAAGCATCCATGAAGGGCCGCCGCTTCGACTGAAAATAAGAGATCTTTCTAAAGAGTAAACAACATCTTGTGGTGTGAGGATATCTCCGTTATGAAAGTAAACTCCTTGACGTATA
Above is a genomic segment from Mesoaciditoga lauensis cd-1655R = DSM 25116 containing:
- the pcp gene encoding pyroglutamyl-peptidase I; the protein is MKVLVTGFEPFNREKINPSYEVVKALPSKIENAEIVKKKIPVVYGDSIETVIEGIKTVSPNIVIMLGQAGGRSCITVERVAINVNDSTAPDNLKNVLKGEPVVKGGPVGYFSTLPIYRIVKGLTRAKIPADISNTAGTFVCNSLFYGVMHYIFENELDIMAGFIHVPYLPIQTLKKPHLPSMSFEEITKGVKKAIMVSVKEYRLKYV
- the pxpB gene encoding 5-oxoprolinase subunit PxpB; this encodes MTEIIPYGDKAVLVKFGNKINLKINALVHSFDALLAKKKIEGVIESIPAYSSVTVIYDPKILDFNSLAKELKTLLKKGRHFHSDFHNESIEIPVVYGGSYGPDLEFVAQYNNLSPQEVVKIHTSREYVVYMVGFTPGFAYLGGMSSKIATPRLSNPRESVPAGSVGIGGSQTGIYPIESPGGWRIIGRTPLKLFNMQKEPPVLLKPGMKVKFVSIDESEYQRVRESSE
- a CDS encoding 5-oxoprolinase subunit PxpA, with product MKVDLNSDLGEGFGIYKSGNDEEIMKGVTSVNIACGFHAGDPLTMEKSVDLAIKYDVAIGAHPGLPDLMGFGRREMKITPQEAKAYVTYQVGALMAFIHAHGGILHHVKPHGALYNMAARNYNLAIAIAEAVKSIDRDLILVGLADSQILKAANEVGIRGASEAFADRAYLPSGELAPRSIKGAVITDIKEISERALEMVKNGNVKAIDGSLIKIKVDTICVHSDTPESLNIVKELREMFYLNGIEVKRLSR
- a CDS encoding biotin-dependent carboxyltransferase family protein, producing MRRIIVESAGFLSTVQDGGRYGYQRYGIPPSGAMDEFAFQVGNILVGNERNAAGIEITLAGFSVKFDEDFEIAVTGADLNATVNGKKIETWQSTYVKRGDILKFERVNKNIRAYLCVNGGIDVPRVFGSRSTYMRMNMGGFQGRKLQKGDILPVGSPSSLSTSSMKVNDSILSLVYSPRNIRVIPGPENKLFSKKDLDLFFSSLYSITNQSDRMGYKLKGPSLNSKRVSHDIISNGIVRGAIQVPSNGQPIIMMAEHQTIGGYAKIATVISTDIPLLSHMKPADKIHFERITLEEAHQLYCQIQNILESLENESRKKRKSKIFFVEIGEKAYRLKIRPLE
- a CDS encoding ABC transporter substrate-binding protein; protein product: MKKWGIVWIVLTLFLAGLVIAATNTVVEERVGEINTLDPDWNYDTSSGEAIWQIYENLLRYDGKKFIPMLSTNVPSLKDGTILDGGKTYIFHIRQGVYFHNGDILTPQDVVYSLERSLIFSRSGGPSWMLAEPLFPKINGSYVDSIEQWAVKLAGVKSYGDLFVAGTKTPKNDKCKQALIEAFKLISKAFEIKGNDVIIHLPHLYPPFLAAIDTVYGGSILDKKWAIEQGAWDGKADDWWKYHNPTREKDPLYAVTNGTGPFSLERWSKGREIVFKRFNKYWRGPAKVEYAIIKIVNEFTTRKLDLMRGNADIIDAPAQYLKQLEGIPNVKVLKGFPSLRVIAMYFIQTINSTGNPYIGSGKLDGNGIPPDFFANKDIRMAFEYLFPHKEYIKSIWYGQAITPNGGLPTILFGYNPNTPPTYHQDLTKAIEYFKKAFNGEVWKKGFKFTIVYNTGNDQGRVACEMIKTYARKINPKFKIEIKNELWSSFLSDLIAKRLPMYPVGWGGAVADPYYFAQPFFASTGTLGAFLGKAYTEWAKINMDPLVNESMKTLDPKKRAKCYTELNVKAFKNAIYLWLAQPLAYEILRSDLKGWTYNPTRPGEDFYELSK